Proteins encoded within one genomic window of Episyrphus balteatus chromosome 1, idEpiBalt1.1, whole genome shotgun sequence:
- the LOC129905387 gene encoding uncharacterized protein LOC129905387 has protein sequence MGLFFKIFILTLVTVNSTENLKNILPPVISRENNNMADCLLYIVSNVNLPALPKIQISIKTQHTNITEKFMENVEIFRRNYKNIILDLLSDGNGGFDINLMFFFIDSLKSLEYLVERNQQNKVELLSIDNSALYIIILPATLESSDELLKQIFDLCLKQSILNVLVLQENEAGTIFLYTYYPYTEKNCRNTIPRLQNTFSNGSFQLQKPLFEQKTKNLQLCPVRIIVIEHSEFINPMEPAIFDDALLKILAAEMNFSIEYKMSPEGRGVVYSNDNMTNDLKMLHDGDGDLIIGTWCNTMASQVFGAVPYTFDKELIVFKNPEKYSYLDILFFPFDATTWTMILFSYISHLTVRFATKKFGLRSKDSMRFYIITWLLGMMILSSSYGGSLFKFIHDSPSKPIPKNVEGAIKEDYTFLVSSEGLYDDLKVLQNHTFGVGEDDMYAAFKEVSGKFAWIISDKYLNSYEDKGLKYFVAYEPLYTSLQCIYTRKNSYLSLTVRKQIELMKSYGLLNFINRMTQTKNILKENENKKLKPMSLFQVKGAFVLYLIFNGVSLIIFGMEHEISRIQNIYRMNI, from the exons ATgggtttgttttttaaaatatttatattaacatTAGTAACTGTGAACTCCaccgaaaatctaaaaaatattcTACCACCAGTTATCTCCAGAGAGAACAACAATATGGCGGATTGCTTACTTTATATTGTTTCAAATGTTAATCTACCAGCTCTACCTAAAATTCAGATCTCTATCAAAACACAACATACAAATATCACAGAAAAATTTATGGAAAATGTTGAAATATTCCgaagaaattacaaaaatatcatATTGGATTTATTGTCTGATGGGAACGGAGGTTTtgacattaatttaatgttctTTTTCATTGATTCGCTAAAATCATTGGA gtATTTGGTGGAAAGAAATCAACAGAATAAGGTTGAACTTCTTTCAATAGATAACTCAGCATTATATATCATCATTTTGCCAGCAACACTTGAATCATCAGATGAACTTCTAAAGCAAATATTTGATTTATGCCTTAAACAATCAATTCTGAATGTTCTTGTACTTCAAGAGAATGAAGCTGGAACAATCTTCTTGTACACTTATTATCCATATACTGAGAAAAATTGTAGAAATACTATTCCAAGACTACAAAACACCTTCTCAAATGGAAGTTTTCAACTCCAGAAGCCCTTGTttgaacaaaaaactaaaaatcttcAATTGTGTCCTGTAAGAATAATTGTAATCGAACATTCAGAATTCATCAACCCAATGGAACCAGCTATATTTGATGATGCTCTTCTAAAGATTCTGGCTGCCGAAATGAACTTTTCAATAGAATATAAAATGTCCCCAGAAGGAAGAGGTGTAGTCTATAGTAACGACAACATGACCAATGATTTAAAAATG TTACATGACGGAGATGGAGACTTAATTATTGGTACATGGTGCAATACAATGGCAAGTCAGGTTTTCGGAGCAGTGCCATACACttttgataaggaattaattgtttttaagaaCCCGGAAAAGTATAGTTATctggatattttattttttccatttgatgCTACAACTTGGACAATGAtcttgttttcttatatttcgcATTTAACTGTGCGATTTGCAACAAAGAAATTTGGCCTTCGCAGCAAAGATTCGATGAGATTTTATATAATAACTTGGCTTTTAGGAATGATGATCTTGAGCAGTTCCTATGGAGgttctctttttaaatttatacacGACAGTCCTAGCAAACCTATTCCAAAAAATGTAGAAGGTGCCATAAAAGAAGATTATACATTTTTAGTTTCAAGCGAAGGATTATATGATGATTTGAAAGTTTTGCAAAACCATACGTTCGGTGTTGGAGAAGATGATATGTATGCAGCTTTTAAAGAAGTCAGTGGCAAGTTTGCGTGGATAATTTCGGACAAATATTTGAATTCGTATGAAGACAAGGGCTTGAAATATTTCGTCGCTTACGAACCACTCTATACATCTTTGCAATGTATTTACACGCGAAAGAACTCTTATTTATCATTGACAGTGAGGAAACAAATTGAACTAATGAAGTCATATGGGCTTTTGAACTTCATTAATAGAATGActcaaaccaaaaatattttaaaagaaaatgaaaataaaaaactaaagccAATGTCATTGTTTCAAGTAAAGGGTGCATTTGTGTTATATCtaatatttaatggtgttagttTAATCATTTTTGGAATGGAACATGAAATTTCTAGAATTCAAAATATATACAGAATGAATATCTAG